The following proteins are encoded in a genomic region of Jaculus jaculus isolate mJacJac1 chromosome 13, mJacJac1.mat.Y.cur, whole genome shotgun sequence:
- the LOC101611654 gene encoding elongation factor 1-alpha 1-like, translating to MGKEKTHINIVVIGHVDSGKSTTTGHLIYKCGGIDKRTIEKFEKEAAEMGKGSFKYAWVLDKLKAERERGITIDISLWKFETSKYYVTIIDAPGHRDFIKNMITGTSQADCAVLIVAAGVGEFEAGISKNGQTREHALLAYTLGVKQLIVGVNKMDSTEPPYSQKRYEEIVKEVSTYIKKIGYNPDTVAFVPISGWNGNNMLEPSANMPWFKGWKVTRKDGSASGTTLLEALDCILPPTRPTDKPLRLPLQDVYKIGGIGTVPVGRVETGVLKPGMVVTFAPVNVTTEVKSVEMHHEALSEALPGDNVGFNVKNVSVKDVHRGNVAGDSKNDPPMEAAGFTAQVIILNHPGQISAGYAPVLDCHTAHIACKFAELKEKIDRRSGKKLEDGPKFLKSGDAAIVDMVPGKPMCVESFSDYPPLGRFAVRDMRQTVAVGVIKAVDKKAAGAGKVTKSAQKAQKAK from the coding sequence ATGGGAAAGGAAAAGACTCATATCAACATCGTTGTCATAGGACACGTAGATTCGGGCAAGTCCACCACTACTGGCCATCTGATCTACAAATGCGGTGGGATCGACAAAAGAACCATTGAGAAATTTGAGAAGGAGGCTGCTGAGATGGGAAAAGGCTCCTTCAAATATGCCTGGGTTTTGGACAAACTGAAAGCAGAGCGTGAGCGTGGTATCACTATTGACATCTCCCTGTGGAAATTTGAGACCAGCAAATATTATGTGACTATAATTGATGCTCCAGGACACAGAGACTTTATCAAGAACATGATTACAGGCACTTCTCAGGCTGACTGTGCTGTCCTGATTGTTGCTGCTGGTGTTGGTGAATTTGAAGCTGGTATATCCAAGAATGGGCAGACCCGAGAGCATGCTCTCCTGGCTTACACACTGGGTGTGAAACAACTAATTGTTGGGGTCAACAAAATGGATTCCACCGAGCCACCCTACAGCCAGAAGAGATACGAGGAAATTGTTAAGGAAGTCAGTACCTACATTAAGAAAATTGGCTACAACCCTGACACAGTAGCATTTGTGCCAATTTCTGGTTGGAATGGTAACAACATGTTGGAGCCAAGTGCAAATATGCCGTGGTTCAAGGGCTGGAAAGTCACCCGCAAGGATGGCAGTGCCAGTGGAACCACActgctggaagctctggattGCATCCTACCACCCACTCGTCCAACTGACAAGCCTCTGCGTCTGCCCCTTCAGGATGTCTATAAAATTGGAGGTATTGGAACTGTTCCTGTGGGTCGTGTGGAGACTGGTGTTCtcaaacctggcatggtggttacCTTTGCTCCAGTCAATGTCACAACTGAAGTCAAGTCAGTTGAAATGCACCATGAGGCCCTGAGTGAAGCTCTCCCTGGAGACAATGTAGGCTTCAATGTGAAGAATGTGTCTGTCAAAGATGTTCACCGTGGTAATGTTGCTGGTGACAGCAAAAACGATCCACCAATGGAGGCAGCAGGCTTTACTGCTCAGGTGATTATCCTGAACCACCCAGGCCAAATCAGTGCTGGCTATGCCCCTGTGCTGGATTGTCACACAGCTCACATAGCTTGCAAGTTTGCTGAGCTGAAAGAAAAGATTGATCGTCGTTCTGGTAAGAAGCTGGAAGATGGACCCAAGTTCCTAAAGTCTGGCGATGCTGCCATTGTTGACATGGTTCCAGGCAAGCCCATGTGTGTGGAGAGCTTCTCTGACTACCCTCCTCTGGGTCGTTTTGCTGTTCGTGATATGAGGCAGACAGTTGCTGTGGGTGTCATCAAAGCTGTGGACAAGAAGGCTGCTGGAGCTGGCAAGGTCACCAAGTCTGCCCAGAAAGCTCAGAAGGCTAAATGA